The following are encoded in a window of Chlorocebus sabaeus isolate Y175 chromosome 10, mChlSab1.0.hap1, whole genome shotgun sequence genomic DNA:
- the LOC119625067 gene encoding thymosin beta-10-like: MADKPDMGGIASFDGAKLKKTETQEKNTLPTKETTGQKRSEIS, translated from the coding sequence atggcAGACAAACCAGACATGGGGGGAATCGCCAGCTTTGATGGGGCCAAGCTGAAGAAAACGGAGACACAGGAGAAGAACACCCTGCCGACCAAAGAGACCACTGGGCAGAAGCGGAGTGAAATTTCCTAA